Proteins from a genomic interval of Prionailurus viverrinus isolate Anna chromosome F2, UM_Priviv_1.0, whole genome shotgun sequence:
- the TMEM74 gene encoding transmembrane protein 74 encodes MELHSLAKKSSQAVLCDAGDWHSGGPPDGQADAAAIKAALCCQRHCTSTPKAAEIEGSKLSPSPASPSSSLQDRVIQTDSLPPGPLNSGNNQITAGRKVCNCCSQELETSFTCVDENVNLEQRNRCSPSAKGSNHLGDVGWGNPNEWSHEAAVSLISEDEDDVSSEATSSGRSVDYGFISAILFLVTGILLVIISYIVPREVTVDPNTVAAREMERLEKESARLGAHLDRCVIAGLCLLTLGGVVLSCLLMMSMWKGELYRRNRFASSKESAKLYGSFNFRMKTGTNENTLELSLVEEDALDVQS; translated from the coding sequence ATGGAGCTCCACTCCCTTGCTAAGAAGAGCAGCCAGGCTGTCCTGTGCGATGCTGGGGACTGGCATTCAGGAGGCCCTCCTGATGGCCAGGCAGATGCAGCAGCCATCAAAGCTGCTCTCTGCTGCCAGAGACACTGTACGTCAACACCAAAAGCAGCTGAGATTGAAGGATCTAAACTTAGTCCTTCTCCAgcatccccctcctcctctttgcaAGACAGAGTTATTCAGACAGACTCCTTGCCACCAGGACCTCTCAACTCAGGGAACAACCAAATAACAGCAGGGCGGAAAGTCTGCAACTGCTGCAGCCAGGAATTAGAAACTTCTTTTACCTGTGTGGATGAGAATGTCAACTTAGAGCAAAGGAACCGATGCTCCCCTTCAGCAAAAGGGAGCAATCACCTGGGAGACGTTGGCTGGGGAAATCCAAACGAGTGGTCCCATGAGGCTGCCGTATCCTTGATATCCGAAGATGAGGATGATGTAAGTTCGGAAGCCACATCTTCAGGGAGGTCAGTTGACTATGGTTTCATCAGTGCCATCTTGTTCTTGGTCACTGGCATCTTGCTGGTGATCATCTCTTACATTGTTCCACGGGAAGTGACTGTGGATCCCAACACCGTGGCGGCCCGGGAGATGGAACGCTTGGAGAAGGAGAGCGCAAGGTTGGGGGCTCACCTGGATCGCTGTGTGATTGCGGGACTCTGCCTGCTCACTCTTGGCGGGGTCGTTCTGTCCTGTTTGCTGATGATGTCTATGTGGAAGGGGGAGCTATATCGTCGCAACAGGTTTGCCTCTTCCAAAGAGTCTGCAAAACTCTACGGTTCTTTCAACTTCAGGATGAAAACCGGCACGAATGAAAACACCCTGGAACTGTCCTTGGTAGAAGAAGATGCTCTTGATGTACAGAGTTAA